The following coding sequences are from one Sphaeramia orbicularis chromosome 11, fSphaOr1.1, whole genome shotgun sequence window:
- the LOC115428109 gene encoding gastrula zinc finger protein XlCGF8.2DB-like produces the protein MESVKRRTFDSKSLLEEHMDTHTGQKLVGSSECEATFSLKKNTTQETNSPRDMMKNTDWTLSDGGCEKKLYDCSVCSKTFCRKSSLKTHMRIHTGERPFCCSVCGKKFTQKSTLSNHMTSHMGEKPFRCSLCHKCFGARKNISQHMRVHTGERSFNCSVCGKRFTSKSNLTAHMKVHTGEKPFSCSECSKRFTWKIDLERHMSLHTGEKPFSCSECSKRFTWKIDLERHMRLHTGEKPFSCSECGKRFTQKTSVECHMRLHTGEKPFSCSECGQTFTQRTGLKYHMRLHTGETPFSCVVCQKSFKLKHHLQAHMKIHTRQ, from the exons ATGGAGAGTGTAAAGAGAAGAACCTTTGACAGTAAGAGTTTACTGGAGGAACACATGGACACTCACACAGGACAGAAACTGGTTGGTTCTTCTGAATGTGAAGCcacattttcactgaagaaaaacaCA ACACAGGAAACCAACTCACCCAGAGACATGATGAAGAATACTGACTGGACACTGAGTGATGGGGGATGTGAAAAGAAACTATACGACTGCTCTGTGTGCTCGAAAACATTCTGCCGGAAGTCATCTTTAAAAACCCACATGAGAATCCACACTGGAGAGAGGCCattttgttgttcagtttgtggaaAGAAATTCACACAGAAGTCAACTTTAAGCAATCACATGACATCCCACATGGGAGAAAAACcattcagatgttcattgtgtcACAAATGTTTTGGTGCCAGGAAAAACATATCGCAACACATGAGAGTCCACACAGGAGAAAGATCATTcaattgttcagtttgtggaaaAAGATTTACCAGTAAGTCAAACTTAACTGCTCACATGAAGGTCCACACTGGCGAAAAACCATTTAGCTGTTCCGAATGCAGTAAAAGATTTACTTGGAAGATAGATTTGGAGCGTCACATGAGTCTCCACACTGGTGAGAAACCATTTAGCTGTTCAGAATGCAGTAAAAGATTTACTTGGAAAATAGATCTGGAGCGTCACATGAGACTCCACACCGGTGAGAAACCATTTAGCTGTTCAGAATGCGGTAAAAGATTCACTCAGAAGACGAGTGTGGAGTGTCACATGAGGCTCCACACCGGTGAGAAACCATTTAGCTGTTCAGAATGTGGTCAAACATTTACTCAGAGGACAGGTTTGAAGTATCACATGAGGCTCCACACAGGAGAGACACCTTTCAGCTGTGTAGTTTGTCAGAAATCCTTCAAACTTAAACATCATCTTCAGGCACATATGAAGATCCACACAAGACAATAG